The following is a genomic window from Chiloscyllium punctatum isolate Juve2018m chromosome 32, sChiPun1.3, whole genome shotgun sequence.
CATAAGTCGTTGAAAGTAGCAGAACATATTGAGAGTGTGGTTGATTAAGCATCCAGTTGAACACAAACAAGGAAGTTATGTTGAATTTGACCATAATTCAGCCTCAGCTGGAGGGTTGCGCCTACCTCTgggcaccacactttaggaaggatgtgaatgcattggcaGAGAGAACAGAAATACATCAAGAGAATGGTTCCAGTAATTGGAACACCAGATGTGAAGATAGACTGGGAAGGTTTGGATGATTTTCCTGACAAAGAAGGGAATCTGATCAAAAGTAAATGTTTTCATGTTTTCAAAATTATCAGGAATCTGGACAGAGCAGATAGAGAGAAACACTCTCCACTCTGTCAAGAGTCAAGATCAGGAAAGCATGGATTAAAGGAAATCAGCGAAAGATGCAAGGAAAATCCTTTTTGTGCAATGAGTGGTTGGGACCGGGAATGCATcccctgagagtgtggtggtggcaGCTTCACTCCAGTCTTCCAAAACGGAATGAGATTGTTGTCAGCAGATGAAGAATGTGCAGGGTTAGGGGGAGAAGGTGTGAGAATGGCAGTAGGTGAATGGCTCTTTCGCAGTGCCAGTACAATTACGATGGGCCCAGCAACCTCCTTCTACACGGTAACAACTCTGTGATTTTCTGTTTTTGACCCATCACCAACGAAGGAATGGCAAATTAAAGACTGCCTCCCCAAGCAAAATATCTTTGAAGAAATCACAAAATCCTGAGTAAAATCAGAGTATAAAATCAAAGAAGTTACGGTCAAGTATTCATAAAACGCTGTTCCTTGCCTCAAATGGAGTATTGTATTCCTTCTTGGtacttcactgtcactggttAAGTGATAGAATTGGAAGAGTTGTAATTGGTTTTGGTGAAAAAGGATCTGCTCAAAATCGTGAGGGGTCTAGACTCAATAAATAGGGAGAAATGGCTCCCATTGGCAGAAGCGTTGAGAACCAGAGGACATCGACATGGTCAGCAAAAGAAATACAAGCAGAATGAAGAAAACCATTTATGCGAGGAGTGGTTAAGAGCTGTAgagtgctgcctgagagtgttcTGATGGCAGGTTCCATTGTAGTTATCAAAATTAAATTGGACACAAGAACCTAAAAATAAATTTCTGCGACGACGAGAAAAGGACAGGAGAGTGGGAGTGTCTGCATTGCTGCTGCAAGAGTTGGAATGACAACAAGCCAAATGGCATCTATTCTATCATCAATGACAAGTTGCAGAATGCCAGTGGTGCAGTGTCACCTGCCCCAAGAGTCCCGGGGACACTTGTTCTGTCTGTCACTGCTGCAGACTTCAGATCAGTTGTCCTGAGAGTAAACCTAAAGAAAGCAACTGgcccagagggtcagcactgagggagccccacactgtcagagggacagtactgaggaagCCCCACACTGTTAgacggtcagcactgagggagccccacactttcagagggacagtactgagggatcacagCAACATCTGAGGGTCAGGGCTGCGGGAACCCCACAATGTCagatggtcagcactgagggGGCCCCAGACTGTTGGAGAgagagtactgagggagaacagcagcaTCAGACggtcagcactgaaggaggcccACACTGTCAAAGGGACAGTACTAAGGGAGTCCCACACTGTTCGAGggagagtactgagggagtcctacagtgttagagggtcagcactggggGAGCACAGCAACGTCAGAGGGTTAGGACTGAGGGAATCCCTCAATGTCAgacggtcagcactgagggagccaCAGTGTGAAACTTAGCACTGAGACAGAATAGCAACATCAGATGGTTAgcactgagggagccccacattgttagagggtcagcactgagggagtgctgcaatgtcagaggatcagtagtgAAGGATCAGTAGTGAAGGATCACTGCAATGTCAAACAGTCAATACTGAAGGAGAGGtccactgtaggagggtcagtgctagggGAGTTCAACATTGTTGGAGAGTAAGAActgagggagtgatacactgTGGGAGGATCAAATCAAAGGGACTGgtacactttcagagggtcagaatgaAGTGAGTGCTGTACTGTTGAAAGTGCCGCTTCTTTCAGCTGGGTTGTTGTACCAAAACTCAACTTGCCCAGCCTTACGGACATAAAACTAAGAAACTCATTCAAGCAGGAAAGAGTCTTAATGCTGTGGCCAAACTTCCCAACTGACTCCACCAACAATGCAACAACTAGTTAGTCATCAGATTTCCAGTTGTTGGATCATGCTGCGTGAAAATTGGTTGCACTATTTGTCTGTTTAATTGTCAGCAGTTCAGCATTATTTGTGCAGGACTGAGCTGAGTCAAATTGAGTCACTGAGCTACAACAATGTGAGGCAAATGCAGCAAGGTATGACCACTTTAGATAGTCATGGCCAATAATCTTGAAATAATTGTGCTGAAATAAAATAAAGCAAGACTAACTTCTTTATAATGAACTTTATTTCAAAGttattaaaaaggtgaacatgCATTGCAGGAACTGAACTATAACTATGTCCAAAGAATAAACTTTGGTCAAATACGTATTCCATGGTTCTGCTGAACTTCGAGAAATTAAGGCAAGGTGTTAACAAGCAGCAGTAACTCGACTCATATTGTTTCCACTTGGAGGGGGAGGAAATAGAAATTTCAAATCAGTAAACTGTATTTACCAACATGTAGCTCTTTTcagtacaggtacacaatcctttatccaaaatcttAAACTTTTTCGTGGAGTGTGGAGTGTCATTTTGGTGTGacccaacaccacacccactagAACCACAACACTCAGATGTGACGTGCCAGCCTGgccccagcactggcaggcattAATTCTGTCTCAGCGTTCGCACTATTCACACATGCGTCTGTTGTtcggtaattttttttaaaattcaccgTGAAAATGCCATTTATTCTGAAATCAAAAATTCGGAATCCTGAAAAGCAACTGGCCCCAAGGATTATGGATAAAGGATTGAGTACCAGATTAATGCTGGTCTACAAACAGAATAAGCTGCAAAACACAGCAGGTAGGTTAAGGATTTGGTTGGGATAAATGTGCAAATTGTCATAAAATCAGCTCCTTTGGAAAAACAAAGACTGAACCTTTATAGGAGTAGAGTTTCCATAATGATCATGTAATGAATTATGAAAACTGCAAAACACGTTTTGATGAAAATTGAAAATTCATAAGTGTAAAAAGCGAGAGTAGTTTTGAAACTGGTTTAGACgaactttgaaatgttttgatgTAGTTTAGGTCAGGAGTGAAGATCAGTGAGGCCTGGGATTGCAACAGAAGCAACGTGATTTCTGCAGAATTAAATTGCTCGCGATCTTTCAAAAATCCCAATAAGTTTTGGGCTGGAGAAAGGTAAACCCAGTTTCAGGTAAACCCCGAACACCTTTAAGCATGGGTTTTCTTGTCTTCATCAAACCATCTAAAATTAAACTTCATAGATTGATTCAAACCTCAGTAATCCTTGGAAAGTTGGCATTGAAAGTCATTAGTAACTGAAACGTGCGACAGTTAAACCCTCGCCATGTTTAAACACAAAGGGGTCTTTGAGCTGCTGTCACCTAAACCCCCTCCAATTTCAATTCTTGGAAACAGCTCCACAAGAAACAAAAGTTTCTTCCACAATTTTGGCAGTTCAGAGACCGAGAAAAAGCCTAATCAAAGTTGAATTGAAAATATTTTACCTGGAAACTGAAAACAGAAATAAAATGCAAGTTATTTTTAAAAGCAGATTGAAATATCAATAAATTGTGCATTTTAAAAACTTTAAGAATTCAAACAATTTTTGTATAATAAAAAGTTCAATCTAACAAGCTGATATAGTTCCATTAATACAGGCTATGAAGCAGAGAAACACACAAGTATAATGCAGGGCTAACCCTTAAATCACTGACTAATTGTCATCAAAGCAGATACAGAATTTCAAGCTAtgaaacaaatgctcatccataACAGAAAAAAGAAACTGCTGGCTGTAGGGTTTCTTCAATGGATGAAGCTTCAATGATGGAATGAAAAGTGAACAACGTTTTCCTCCCAGTTTAAAATCACGCAGGAGTTTTACATCAGATTGATGTGAAAATGTGCAGCTGTCATGTGGTGCAGTGAGGGTTAAAATGCACCAATTTCACTTCAAGTGAAACAAATATTTCCGATCCCACTGGTCATGGAGAGATTGGTTGGTTTTCTAAGAGATATTAAATGTGATGGCTTGTAACAGTAGGATTTAATTAACAAGGCAGGTAGGTGACACTTCTTTATTAGGAGGTCACAACGATTTTACTGTTTTAGACAGTTTGGATATTTAAggactgcagcattatcagaACAAAAATTGTCAAACTAAAATCCTGCAACAACATATTAAATTTAAAAAGCCAACCCCAACACGTAGAGATCTTGTGTGAAATGTGTTGATTTATGGGGACAGTTTCTGAAATGAATTCTGTGCTGAACGTTAaactgaatttttttaaaaagtcacccGAATTTTAACTCAGAGATGGTCTCCTTTAGCACAGGATCAAATCCACTGAGTTCATATGGGAGTGCATTAATTGAGGATTCTGAACAAGAAGACGTTGCAAAATgtgcattttgtacaatacaaCGTTGCAACGACTTTGAGAAGATCTAACCAGAAAAAGAGACACTCTGAGCATCGACTATAATCTGCTTGTTGGACGGATGTTAATTCTGCAGACATTTGAGCAAACTGTAGATGACACTGAGGATTCCTGAGACTGCCACAGGTTCAGTCCAGGGGTATATTGTTGTTGCTGAGCAGCACCGGGTAGGAACTTCCAATGTACTTCCCGTGACGATACACGACAATTTGCAAATGGTATTCGTCCACCATTACCAGCTCCCGCGAGACTTTGGCCTgcgacaggaggaagcagatggTGTAGACAGCGACCTCAAACTCAGGGCTCACTCCAATAAAGGAACTGCCCACAGGTTTCACCATTGTCTTCCAGCTGAACTGCAGGTTCAAGACGTGATCATCTTCATCAGGCTACAAGAAACCAGCAAACAAAAAACAAATATCAGTTAGATTCCACTGGTCCGCAGACATATACCCAAACCCATGATAATATACACCTTAGTAAAATTCAAAATATTCATTCACTCACTGCTGGCATTGCTGAGGGAGTTCAGTCTGAATCAAATCAAGAGCTCAACATGTCTCATTGGAGAAATATGCTATAAATCAAGCCCTGCTATTCCTGGAGACATTGCGAGAGTTAAAAATTTCCCCATCCTCTCCACAGTACTTGACTTCTACATCAGTCCTTTCCTCTCTTCAGTCCACAAGAAAAATTAAAAAGAAAGTTTTGCAAGTATGAACGGTAAGCAAACAGAAATTAGCTTGTTTTACCATCAACTCAAGTTGAGGCAATAGGAAAGTTGAGGCGATATCAATGTAGGGAAAGGCAACTCAGAGGAGCAATAAGGGACAGCACAGTAATAATACAGAGGATAAAGGTCCATGCAAGgaaaagtaattttaaaaagtctGAAATCACTGAAAATGCAGAGCATCCACAATACTCATGTCACAGATAGAGAGCCTTGGTTTAAATCTAATCACCACCACAGAGGCATGGGTACAAAGTGTCCACAGTTGGGAAATACATGTTCCAGAGTACACACCATTTTGAAAAGACAGGCAGATTGAAAAATGAGGGATAGCCATTATAATAAAGGATGATTTCTGAATCATTTGTGAGAAATGATCTTTTCATAGAAAAATTAGATGTGGAAACCATGAGGGTATAGATTAGGAATAACAAGAGTTAGAAACAACTGATGGGAGTAGGCTCCCTAACAACAATTAAGCTGTGGGACAGAGCATTAAAAGAATAAATTATTGCAGTTTATAAAAGGCAACGTAATAGTTGCAGTGGACAGCAATCCCCATACAAATTAGACCAAGCAAATTGGTAAAGGCTACCTTAAAGATGAGTTTGTCGAATGTTTGTGGGACATTTGTTTGAAGAAGCCAGTCAAGAATTTAAGCTACTTTAATGAGTCCAGATTGTTGGAATATCATAGTAAATGATCCATCAGGTAATAGTGATCACAATAAATGCATTTCACAAtaattttcaaaacaaaatattCTAATTACAAACAAGAATCTTAAATAAAACTGTAAGGTTTATTGGGTAAACAAATGAAAATGTTTGCTGGTTAACAAACACTAAGAAACTTAAAGAAACAGTTCAGAATGATCAAGAAACATACATTCCATTGAAAAACTGAAACTCCAAGAAAAAGATGCATCCATGGTCACTAAGGAGGTTAAGGATATAATTAGATTAAAATAACATGCTTATAAAGGTTGCAAGAGTAAATCTGAGGATGACAGTGTTTTAGAAACCCAACAAAATACTACTAAAAACTAAAGTAAGAAGGAACAACAATAGAATGAGAATAAATTAAGAATTTGTTCCTTAGCCAACAATGTTAGGACATCAAGTGTAACTGCTCGCACCTTATTCTTGTCCTTCCTGGCCACAAAGCCTTTATAATCAATGTGATTGCGCTTCTCCTGCAGGTAGAATTGGACCCAGTTGTGTAGGCCCAtaatctctctccctcgtttGGTCTCTCCCACAAACACATGCTCAAACCCTGAAGAATCTCGCCTGGAGGAACCAAATAGACCAATAAAGCAGTCAAATGGTAATCTGTCACAGAAGTCATTTTTGATATTTCACAAAACCACAGTATTGTTTTAACATAtaagtagtccattcagcccactgtgtctgCACCAGCTTTCCATCATGACTTAGTGCCATTCTCATGGCTTTTTTCCATGTCCTCTTATCAAATTTAAATTGAAATAATCATCTTGAATGTCTTAATTGAATCTGCCTTTAGAACATTTCCAAGCAATGTGTTCTAGAccttgtcacaaagctggtccttttctTTCTAATAAGCTGTTCCTTTTCCCAAGGATACTGTGTCATTGGGTTTTTTTTCAGAAGGATCATAAACAGCTCTTGGCTCTAAGATGGCTAGTTTGCTACAGACATGGGAAAGGATTTTGACAGGCCttctgtttatatgtaaacagatgagacttcagaccaaagtggtcatttttttagaagtgacctgtacaatgaaagggaaaTGGTCAGTTCTGaaagctgagcagttcagtccagaactaattaggcagttcagctgtgtggaaacaggctgctagaCTCTCTCTACTTCTGTCCTTCTAACTTTAACCTGCAagcatttgtttcatttttactgtgtttCAGTGGGTTTGCTTATTAGGActattgtgtatattcagaacaacataattaagtctagtctGGATAGGCTGTGTTCCATAGGGGTTCTTTATtattttctttgtgtttcattgtgtaattttgtgaataaatgtttgtctgtttttaaacctggtagtcaacttACTCTGCGTAATTTTCACgatacacttactgaaacaaattgcaaaattatggtctgggctgcctgcttaagattgttttgagtggtctggcctaagCCATAACAACCTCAATTACTCGCTGTGTGAAAACGTCTTTTCTCACAGCACATTTGCTTATGTTCCAAATCACTATACATCTGTGCCCCCTCATTCTTGATTCTCATAtgagcaggaacagtttctccttatctactCTACCCAGACCGAGTTTGAAAACttctattagatctcctcttaaccttcttctcttcaAGGAGAACAGCTGCAGCCTCTCCAATATATCCTCATAACTCATCCATGGAACCATTTTTATTAACTGTTTCTGTACTTTCACCAGTGCATATGCATTCTTCCTATCAGGTGGcacccagaattgtacacaacactccagctgaggtctaacataTATGTTgtgttctgttcaccgagctgggaatttgtgttgcagacgtttcgtcccctgtctaggtgacatcctcagtgcttgggagcctcctgtgaagcgcttctgtgatgtttccttcagcatttatagtgatttgtatttgccgcttccagttgtcagttccagctgtccgctgcagtggccggtatattgggtccaggtcgatgtgcttattgattgaatctgtggatgagtgccatgcctcgaggaattccctggctgttctctgtttggcttgtcctataatagtagtgttgtcccagtcaaactcatgttgcttgtcatctgagtccttgcatgggattttgtacactacattggttttgctcatgctgggtattgggtccttcatcctggtgagttgttgtctgagagtggctgttggtttgtgtgctgttatgtgctgtggtcgcagtagtctggctgtcagttcagaaatgtttttgatgtatggtagtgtggctagtcctttgggtttgcagcatgtcctcgttccgttgtctttcccttaggcgtctgttgatgaaattgcgcgggtatccgtttttgacgaatacattgtataggtgatgTTCTTCTTCATCCTCTTTTTGcaattctggtgtactgcagtgtgttgtggcccttttgaatagtgtcttgatgcaacttcttttgtgtgtgttggggaggttgctttcgtagttcaggacttggtctgtgtgtgtggctttcctgtatacctttgtggtgaattcttcattaggtgttctctgtaccatcacgtctaggaatgggagttggttgtccttttcttcctctctagtgaatcggattcctgtgagtgtggcattgatgatccggtgtgtgttctcgatttctgtgtttttaatgatggtacagagaacacccgagctacaaatcttctcacaaactttgtctAACATGTATCCTATACAAGTTCAATATCATGTCTTTGCTTGTGTACTCTATGTCCCTATTAACAAAGCTGGGGACACTGTATGCTTTACTAACTGATCTTACtacctgtcttgtcaccttcaatgatctgtgcacatataaAGTCAGCTTGTTctactcctgcaccccctttagtaTTGTATCCCTTATATTAAATTGTCTGTCCATGTTCTTCCcaccaaaatacatcaccttatCCTTCTCTGCACTGAACTTCATCTACCACCTATCTGCCAAACCATCAAGTTATTTATGTCCTTTTAAAATTCTACACTGTCAACTAACAGCTAACAATGCTTCCACATATCATCCACAAACGTTGAAACTGGCCCTGAACATCCAGATCATTCGTATGTGTCAGGGAAAGGAAGCGTCCCTGAACTAAACCCTGGGGAACTCCCACCACAAATTTTCCACCAGCCCAAAAAAATCCATTAACCACTATGActagggtggtaggtgcctggaacacattgccagcagaggtagtagaggcaggcatggtagattcatttaagatgcatctggtcagatgcacgagtaggtggggagcagacggatacagatgcttcggaattgggcgacaggtttggaCAGTGGATTTGggtcggttcaggcttggagtgctgaagggcctgttcctggctgtaaattttctttgtgctTTTGTTCTATTTGTACTAAGTCCTGTGActcagctaattctgtatccattTGATACAAGCAATCTGCTGGAAGTCACAGGAGAAGAATTTTCCTGCTCTTGTCCTCTACGAGtgacaataaaaaaaaatcacctaatgtatgtaacaaggtcagccaggtggacctcatagattATGAGATCACTGATTGGGCTGTTAGTCTGGTCCagttagggagccctggctgacagatataaataggagGGTCAGAAGTTCGTGTTCATTCTGAGTGCTGGCTCTggggaagctggatcagtgttgaGGACTTGCTACATGtatataaagggtgacttggcatCAGGATACTGGGCTCTGAgaagttatttcagtggcgacAAGAGAAAAGCACGCTCCTGAAGTAATTTGCTCGCAATAGTCAACTTTGAGTTGGGGTAAATACTTTTGGCATCCTGTTTGGAAAGCTTGACTCATTCAATCCTGTtgttgaagactgggcccagtgtgtgaAAAGAATGAGTTTTTTTTGGGCAAATGACTTTGGGGCAGATGAAAGGCAATGACTAATTCTCCTGACAGTTTATGGACCCGTAGCTTTctcagttattaggagcctaacctTTTCTGAAGCACCAGATACTGAAGCATTTCAAGAGTTGACCAATTTAGTTAAATAGTATTATGACCCCAAGCCTTCTCCAATTCTGAGACGCTACCAATTTTATGACAATTTGAGAATCGGGGAATACATATTGGGAGGTTTGATGAGTTTAAGAGGATTGGCAGGAGTATgagactttggtttaaccctttcTGAGTTGCTAAGAGACTATGTGGCATGTGGGGTTAATGACGCAAACATACATAAGTGCCTCCAGCTGAAGCCAAAGTGCATTTCAAACAAACACTACATTTGGCTTTGTCATTGGAAAAtgtagtcaagattagagtggtgctgaaaaagcacagcaggtcaggcagcatcctaggagcaggaaaatcaacaattcggacaaaagcccttaatcaggaatgcccaaaacattgattttccagcactactctaatcttgactctaatccctccagtatctgcagtacccacctccgccattggaaaatgcagcaaagtGAAGCACACGAGTTGCAGGAtattctgatggaagtggacaccctcgccAATCTGGGGTGAGTTGGCTTCTGGACAGGGAAAGAGTTCAGCAGGAGAGGTGGAAATTGATGGTTATGCTAAACTATAGCTTTACAATGAAACCCTTGTAGATCTCCAAGTCTtccaacaaaaacaaaaattgctggagaaactcagcaggtctggcagcatctgtggaaggaaatcagaattaacattttgggtccggtgacccttcttcagaattgtatTTTGCTGCCTAGTTCAATATTTTGCTCTCAAAGAAAAAAATCATACCCTCGATTCCCTCCTCTGGAATACAGTTGAAACCAAATGTCATAAAGATGTTGCTTGAACCGTTGTGGGTCAGCTGATGTGAGATTTTTACTGGCAAGGTACTGATGAGTTAACTGAAAAAGAGGATAATTATCAGAATTATTGTCAACATATTGGATGTCACAATCACTGCTCAGCTTAATTCACTGTTATAAAGGTCTTCTAACTTCATTGCAACTCAGACACAAGAGAGGGTATGGGGGCTATCTTTAAGCTAAATCAAGAACACAGAAGGCCTTTGTCAGGAATAGATAAGACTTGTTCTGATTGTACAGGATTTTGGTGACACTACATCTGGAGTAAGTGTATAAGATTCTGGTCTCCTCTCCTCAGAAAGGATAGATTGTGTTGAAGGTGTCACAAAAAAGGGTTCACCAAATTAGTCACTGGGATCAGGGTGTTGTCCTATGATAAGGGGTGGAGCAAACTGACTATGTTCTCTGGGATTAAAAATAACAACAGGTCATCTGATTGAAAGGTACAAGGTTCTGAAGAAGCTTTAGGATAGTTGCTGGGAGGCATTTTACTCTGGAGGGGGGTTTTGGAGTCTCTATTGCTGAATACATTGAAGCCTGGGTTAGACAGATTTCAGTCTCTGAGGAGATCGAGGGATATAAGGAAAGGGTAGTTTAGTGGAGTTGAAGCATATTCAatatcatattgaatgatgcaacaggctcaatgggttgaatggtatACTCCTGATCCTATTTCTTGTCTTGAATAATGCTCTATGTGAAACAGGCATTCAATCACATTAGCTTCCTGCCGTGTGGGTCAGAGTAACATTCACTACTCCCCCTGCCAGTCAATCATTAAAAGGTCATTGAACTTCAAAGCCCAGATTACGAGAAAATGGACAAGCTTGGGTTGTTGTGTTTAACCAGCAAAAAAAGCTCCAAAATAAACTAACTTTAACATTATTCAAATGGTACTTCCACACAGTGTCAGGTTAGGGAAGTGATCACAGCAAGAACAGTCaaagaattaaaaacagaaactctGATAATTGTTTGGTCAGGAAGGTGAGTGAAGTTGCTAAGTactgaaacacaaacacacaacacagATAGCACCCTTGAAAATGCTAGGACACTAGACTTGTGAAACCAAAGAATGTGACTAAAAAGAAACCCAAGTTGTAGTGCTATATAAACATTCTCGAGTTCATATGATTAGTTTTGGCAACATGGAGAGACTTGGCAGATTTTGCTTCAGGAAATTAAGTTGGATGTAGTCCATGACGAAACACATTGTGCATAGCTTGTGAAAGCAGGAATTGGCAAAAGTTCTGAAGTTTACATCCCGGAATTACTCCTTAGACAAGCAGTGATTCCATTCGTGACTAAAGTCTGGAATTTTCATCTTTTTCACCTGATGGGAAGAGATTGAAGTCCCTTACAGCTAGAGGTCAACCACTTGTAAGCTTCTTtgttcctcaagcagtatgtaacATGGGCCCATTGATATCCCTTGGTTGCAAAGTTCTCATAACAATTTTCATAACAGTTGTCAACCCTGGTTTGCTTGGTAGACCCCTTATATAATGAGTCAGAAGGCTGGACGTTCTTTACCAATCCAAAGACTTGATCATTCAGGTTGATACTCCCATTGCAATACTGAGGTAGTATAACACTGTCAAAGATGCTGTATTATGGATGAGATGGTAAATGCATCAAAGTTACACGAATAGACCCTGGGCCTATTTTCAGAGAGGAGCTATCCCCAGTGCCCTGGTGAATATTTCTCTCTCAATCAATATAACTAAAACAGGTGATGTAATcaatatcacattgctgtttatgggaGTTTGTTGCATGCAAACTGGCTGCTGCAATTCTTA
Proteins encoded in this region:
- the endouc gene encoding uridylate-specific endoribonuclease C, giving the protein MASGMVMNQELSSILNELWKADENRLVPGEDYQISVQGKAGYVPAGSNNAKDNARRPLFSYVNEERLRSIKTFAAFISLLDNYEMSTGIAEVVTPEERAENNRFLDVVLETKVMQLTHQYLASKNLTSADPQRFKQHLYDIWFQLYSRGGNRGRDSSGFEHVFVGETKRGREIMGLHNWVQFYLQEKRNHIDYKGFVARKDKNKPDEDDHVLNLQFSWKTMVKPVGSSFIGVSPEFEVAVYTICFLLSQAKVSRELVMVDEYHLQIVVYRHGKYIGSSYPVLLSNNNIPLD